In Rhodohalobacter sp. SW132, the genomic stretch GGTCAGGCCTTATACAATCCTTTTGTAGGAAACTATATCATGGATTCGTTCACAAACGAGGTGGGTGGTGAAGTTTACTATAAAGACGGCGGATTCCTCGCAATGCTGGGCCTGAGTAACAGTAAAACAAACCAAAGCACCGTTAAAGGTGACATTGCCACGAAACCTTCACTGTACGGTAAAATTGGATATGACACCCAGGTAAATCCTGATCTCAGAGTTCGGCTCACAGGTTCCTTTTATAATAACCCTGGAAGTGAAGCGGTCAGACTCTATGGCGGTGACCTTGCCGGAGCACGTTATTACAATGTTGAAGGCACCGGAACTACTACCGGTAGGTTTGCTCCAGACTTTACAGTTTCAGGATTTGCACCGGGCGGACCCATTGGCGGCGAGGCAACTTCATTCATGATCAATCCGTTTATTAAGTTCCAGGGTCTGGAGTTCTTCGGCCTTTTCGAAAGAACAAGCGGCCAGCGGGCAACCGAAACCGACAGCAGATCCTTCAACCAGTATGGTGCTGAGCTTCTGTACAGGTTTGGATCGAATGAAGACTTCTACATCGGCGGGCGATACAACCTTGTTGATGGTGAACTTGCCAACGGTAATGAGATTGAAATTGAGCGGATTAACGTTGGCGGCGGATGGTTTCTGACCAAAAACGTACTGACCAAAGTTGAATATGTGAATCAAACTCGTGATGGATTCACCGGTCCGCTTGAAGGTGCAGGATTCAGCGGATTTATGCTCGAAGCCGTAATCAGCTTCTAAATAATTTCAATGCAGAACACAACGAGTTGTGATCCTATGACCGGGGTCACAACTCTTATTTCCAACCCAAAATTACAATACCATGAAACGAATACTATCAATAATCACACTCTTTGCCCTGATGGGCACGCTGCACACCACAGAAGCACAAAATTCCGATATTGAGCTTTCACTGGAGCAGGGCCACGAAATGAAAATCGACGGAACATCCAATGTCAGAGACTGGGATGCAGATGTCAACACAGTTAACGCAACGTTTGTTCTTTCACAGTTTGACCTTTCTGATCTTTCAAGTCTTACTGCAGATCACTTCAAAACAATGGAATTATCTATTCCCGTAGAAGACATTGAATCTGACTCAGGCCGGCTGACCCGAAACCTTCAGGATTACCTGAAAAAAGATGATCATCCCATCATAACATTTACGATGAACGAGGTTGAAAGTGTGGAAATAAACGGCAATAGTGCCGATATTGTAGCTTCTGGTGTGATCAATGCTGCTGGTGTGGATCATGAAACTTCGATGAATGTTACAGCCACAGTAAACAACGGTAAAGTAACCTT encodes the following:
- a CDS encoding YceI family protein, translating into MKRILSIITLFALMGTLHTTEAQNSDIELSLEQGHEMKIDGTSNVRDWDADVNTVNATFVLSQFDLSDLSSLTADHFKTMELSIPVEDIESDSGRLTRNLQDYLKKDDHPIITFTMNEVESVEINGNSADIVASGVINAAGVDHETSMNVTATVNNGKVTFSGTQDLLMTDFGIDPPTAMLGSIRARDEITIIYSLTFSN